From the genome of Paraburkholderia aromaticivorans, one region includes:
- a CDS encoding DUF2844 domain-containing protein, whose protein sequence is MPLPTFTPTLAACALAAAMSHLSADARAQLGAAMPAQGETKASAPRLVLNGALRMRTLTDAGNTTINEYATNTGQIIAYAWQGPTMPDLRALLGKYADSYRAGAGTAPADGNLHVSRVARPDVIVESGGPMRGYVGRAWLPAALPPGVTANDFQ, encoded by the coding sequence ATGCCATTGCCCACCTTCACCCCTACCCTCGCCGCCTGCGCACTGGCGGCGGCCATGTCGCACCTGAGCGCCGACGCACGCGCCCAATTGGGCGCCGCCATGCCGGCACAGGGAGAGACAAAGGCGAGCGCGCCGCGCCTCGTGTTGAACGGAGCGCTGCGCATGCGCACGCTGACCGACGCGGGCAACACGACCATCAACGAATACGCCACCAACACCGGCCAGATCATCGCCTACGCGTGGCAAGGGCCAACCATGCCGGACCTGCGCGCGCTGCTCGGAAAGTATGCCGACTCGTATCGCGCCGGCGCCGGGACGGCACCCGCGGACGGCAATCTGCACGTTTCGCGCGTTGCCCGGCCGGACGTGATCGTGGAATCCGGCGGCCCGATGCGCGGCTACGTGGGACGCGCCTGGCTGCCTGCGGCGCTGCCGCCCGGCGTCACCGCCAACGATTTCCAGTGA
- a CDS encoding DUF3443 domain-containing protein gives MVASAPGLTRNMLTTSVTVCQPDTTNCATINNVQVDTGSHGLRILASALPASLPLAAIASGGGIAGECAVFGGGYTWGAVRSADVRMAGQLAASIPIQTIADPALPTVPADCAGAGRAMQTVAGLRANGILGVGLFAADCGSGCVNAALPRWYYSCDASGACQASTQALAQQVTNPVSRFALDNNGVVIDLPTIADAGAASVSGSMIFGIGTQANNTLGGARVLKANSVTGFVVTTSGGQTYSQSYLDSGSNGLFFSNSQLPQCGLWYCPPSVQAASAAITGTNGASSMVSFAIGNSSALFASANNAFNNLAGVASSGFGWGLPFFFGRRVYTAIASRETSAGPGPYYAF, from the coding sequence ATCGTCGCCAGCGCGCCGGGGCTGACGCGCAACATGCTGACGACGAGCGTCACCGTCTGCCAGCCCGACACCACCAACTGCGCGACCATAAACAACGTGCAGGTCGACACCGGCTCGCACGGTTTGCGGATTCTCGCCTCCGCGCTGCCGGCGAGCCTGCCGCTCGCGGCTATCGCTTCGGGCGGCGGCATCGCCGGCGAGTGCGCGGTGTTCGGCGGCGGCTACACATGGGGCGCGGTGCGCAGCGCGGACGTGCGCATGGCCGGCCAGCTGGCCGCGTCGATTCCGATCCAGACGATCGCCGACCCGGCGCTGCCCACCGTGCCCGCCGACTGCGCGGGCGCCGGCCGCGCCATGCAGACGGTGGCGGGCCTGCGCGCGAACGGCATACTCGGCGTCGGCCTGTTCGCGGCCGACTGCGGCAGCGGCTGCGTGAATGCCGCGCTGCCGCGCTGGTACTACAGCTGCGACGCGAGCGGCGCCTGCCAGGCGAGCACGCAGGCGCTCGCGCAGCAGGTCACCAATCCGGTCAGCCGCTTCGCGCTCGACAACAACGGCGTGGTGATCGACCTGCCGACCATCGCCGACGCCGGCGCGGCCAGCGTATCCGGTTCGATGATCTTCGGCATCGGCACCCAGGCGAATAACACGCTCGGCGGCGCCCGCGTCCTCAAGGCGAATTCGGTGACGGGCTTCGTGGTCACCACGAGCGGCGGTCAGACTTATTCGCAAAGCTATCTCGACAGCGGCTCGAATGGGCTCTTCTTCAGTAACAGCCAGTTGCCGCAATGCGGCTTGTGGTACTGCCCGCCTTCGGTACAAGCCGCGAGCGCCGCGATCACGGGCACGAATGGCGCGTCGAGCATGGTGTCGTTTGCGATCGGCAATTCGAGCGCGCTGTTCGCGTCGGCGAATAACGCCTTCAACAACCTGGCCGGCGTGGCCAGCAGCGGCTTCGGCTGGGGCCTGCCGTTCTTCTTCGGACGACGCGTCTATACGGCGATCGCCTCGCGCGAAACATCGGCGGGCCCGGGTCCGTACTACGCATTCTGA
- the bamC gene encoding outer membrane protein assembly factor BamC, with protein MTDLRLTKRFAVMLMAGGLVAGCGTSSPTKIDYKSDSKSKQVSLAVPPNMIDETADQRSLPPQGGETSLSTLKQVQAQAPSANSVVVVPPVAGMHIQRDGTESWLVIDNKAPDQAWAQIRRFWQEQGFLLVVDQRDKGVMETDWNETHAQINDGLIRSTLSKALGNSYVTSERNKYRTRLEAAPNGGTYVFISQKGMREALTGTNNDSSTWVPKPNDPGLEQEYLKRLQAALALADSRTKSGDTQGADLSPAGAQTAPNAATAGAKSKAAATAAQNVALSAQQPLPDADSANNTPAQFSSTELTLGEPYDRAWLRVGLALDRSNFTVDDRDLTRGLYFVRYVDPKDMTSAEQGFWSQVFHGKKEKVAKQYLVNVRAVTPNQTRVAVVDDKGSIDESPQAKQIMSLMVDQLH; from the coding sequence ATGACTGATCTTCGTCTTACCAAGCGGTTTGCAGTAATGCTGATGGCAGGCGGTCTGGTCGCCGGCTGCGGTACTTCGTCGCCGACCAAAATCGACTACAAGAGCGACTCGAAATCGAAGCAGGTGTCACTTGCCGTACCGCCGAACATGATTGATGAGACGGCCGATCAGCGTTCGTTGCCCCCGCAGGGCGGCGAAACCTCGTTGTCCACGCTCAAGCAGGTCCAGGCGCAGGCGCCCTCGGCCAATTCCGTGGTGGTGGTGCCGCCGGTCGCCGGCATGCATATCCAGCGCGACGGCACGGAAAGCTGGCTCGTCATCGACAACAAGGCGCCCGACCAGGCATGGGCGCAAATCCGCCGCTTCTGGCAGGAACAGGGTTTCCTGCTGGTGGTCGACCAGCGCGACAAGGGCGTGATGGAAACCGACTGGAACGAAACGCACGCGCAGATCAACGACGGCCTGATCCGCAGCACGCTGTCCAAGGCCCTGGGCAACAGCTATGTGACCTCGGAGCGCAACAAGTACCGCACCCGTCTCGAAGCGGCGCCCAATGGCGGCACCTACGTGTTCATCAGCCAGAAGGGCATGCGTGAGGCGCTCACCGGCACCAACAACGATTCGAGCACCTGGGTGCCGAAGCCGAACGATCCGGGCCTCGAACAGGAATATCTGAAGCGGCTGCAGGCCGCGCTCGCGCTGGCCGATTCGCGCACGAAGTCGGGTGACACGCAAGGCGCCGACCTGTCGCCGGCCGGTGCCCAGACGGCGCCCAACGCGGCAACGGCGGGCGCCAAGTCGAAGGCTGCGGCCACGGCGGCGCAAAACGTCGCGCTGTCCGCGCAGCAGCCGCTGCCGGATGCGGACTCGGCGAACAATACCCCGGCGCAGTTTTCCTCCACCGAGCTCACGCTCGGCGAGCCGTACGACCGCGCGTGGTTGCGCGTGGGCCTCGCGCTCGACCGCAGCAACTTCACCGTCGACGACCGCGATCTGACCCGCGGCCTGTACTTCGTGCGCTACGTCGACCCGAAGGATATGACCTCGGCGGAACAGGGCTTCTGGAGCCAGGTTTTCCACGGCAAGAAGGAAAAGGTCGCCAAGCAGTATCTCGTGAACGTGCGCGCGGTGACGCCTAACCAGACGCGCGTGGCCGTGGTCGACGACAAGGGCTCGATCGACGAAAGCCCGCAGGCCAAACAGATCATGAGTCTGATGGTCGACCAACTGCACTAA
- a CDS encoding class I SAM-dependent methyltransferase, translating to MDAMNRRPNLQTRALRATLAAVSAALVVAACAGPSASTSATASSNPELLDAAIAGPQRGDKARARDIYRHPKETLQFFALAPSQSVLEIDPGGGWYTEILAPYLHEHGKLYEAQYEGPQRAPSAEAQASRAAFARKLAATPAVYGKVVVGTLHAGQFSGFPADASVDEVLTFRNIHNWIKDGQIDANLRAFYAALKPGGVLGVEEHRAAPGTSLQQTIDTGYVTEDYVIEHARAAGFELAGKSEVNSNPRDTRNYPNGVWSLPPTFEGGDVDRAKYAAIGESDRMTLRFVKPAH from the coding sequence ATGGATGCCATGAACCGTCGACCCAATCTTCAAACGCGCGCGTTGCGCGCCACGCTCGCCGCGGTGAGCGCGGCGCTCGTCGTCGCGGCCTGCGCCGGCCCGTCGGCCTCGACTTCCGCAACGGCGTCGTCGAATCCGGAGCTGCTCGACGCAGCCATTGCCGGACCACAACGCGGCGACAAGGCCCGCGCACGGGACATCTACCGTCATCCGAAGGAGACGCTGCAATTCTTCGCACTCGCGCCGTCGCAAAGCGTGCTGGAGATCGATCCGGGCGGCGGCTGGTACACGGAGATCCTCGCGCCGTACCTGCACGAGCACGGCAAGCTCTACGAGGCGCAGTACGAGGGCCCGCAGCGCGCGCCGTCGGCCGAGGCACAGGCGAGCCGCGCCGCGTTCGCGCGCAAGCTGGCGGCCACGCCCGCCGTCTACGGCAAGGTCGTGGTGGGCACGCTGCACGCGGGCCAATTCAGCGGTTTTCCGGCCGATGCCAGCGTCGACGAAGTGCTGACCTTCCGCAATATCCATAACTGGATCAAGGACGGCCAGATCGACGCAAACCTGCGCGCCTTTTATGCGGCGCTCAAGCCCGGCGGCGTGCTCGGCGTCGAGGAACACCGCGCGGCGCCGGGCACCTCGCTGCAACAGACCATCGACACCGGTTACGTGACCGAAGACTACGTGATCGAACATGCGCGGGCGGCCGGCTTCGAACTGGCCGGCAAGAGCGAGGTGAACAGCAACCCGCGCGACACGAGGAATTACCCCAACGGCGTCTGGTCGCTGCCGCCAACCTTCGAAGGTGGCGACGTCGACCGGGCGAAATACGCGGCCATCGGCGAATCGGACCGCATGACCTTGCGCTTCGTGAAACCGGCGCACTAA
- a CDS encoding cadmium resistance transporter, giving the protein MTPAARTGIVSSGRHCIGALPASRSGLAMNLASPSQSFPLRNDPLSRMLSLALLAIAGYTATNIDNLFVLLAFLAEAGSGRRRVIAGQYAGSLTLIVGSILLAALLKQLPAGYVGLLGILPIGVGLAKAWARFGPGNAHAAQTVRDGGQPAASRGSSWWVVACVAVANGSDNLAVYVPLYASHSHSEGAFISLVFIVMIGLWCAGAVWLVRHPLLGAPIRRYGTAVLPLILVIIGVSVIAQNDTLRIVFGI; this is encoded by the coding sequence TTGACCCCAGCGGCTCGTACCGGCATCGTGTCGAGCGGCCGCCATTGCATCGGCGCACTGCCGGCTTCCCGATCGGGCCTCGCGATGAACCTCGCTTCGCCTTCCCAGTCTTTCCCACTGCGCAACGACCCGCTTTCCCGCATGCTCAGCCTTGCCCTGCTCGCCATCGCGGGTTACACCGCCACCAACATCGACAACCTGTTCGTGCTGCTCGCCTTCCTGGCGGAAGCCGGCAGCGGGCGGCGTCGCGTGATCGCCGGGCAGTATGCCGGCTCGCTGACCTTGATCGTGGGGTCGATTCTGCTCGCCGCTTTGCTCAAGCAGTTGCCGGCCGGCTATGTCGGTTTGCTCGGCATCCTGCCGATCGGCGTGGGGCTCGCCAAAGCGTGGGCGCGCTTTGGCCCCGGCAACGCGCACGCGGCGCAAACGGTGCGTGACGGCGGCCAGCCGGCCGCCTCGCGCGGCTCATCGTGGTGGGTGGTGGCTTGCGTGGCCGTCGCCAACGGTTCCGACAATCTCGCCGTCTATGTGCCGTTATACGCAAGCCATTCACATAGCGAGGGCGCATTCATCTCGCTGGTGTTTATCGTGATGATCGGGCTCTGGTGCGCCGGCGCGGTGTGGCTCGTCAGACATCCATTGCTCGGCGCGCCGATCCGGCGCTACGGCACCGCGGTTCTGCCCCTCATCCTGGTGATAATCGGCGTCTCGGTGATCGCGCAGAACGATACGTTGCGGATCGTCTTCGGAATCTGA
- a CDS encoding DMT family transporter, which produces MNAKNLFQLLILAALWGASFLFIRVGVTDFGVAPLMALRVGIGAAFLAVVLIARRPLRQSATILRTRAFPLLVVGILNSAAPFCLFAYAELTLSAGVTSVINASTPLWGALVGFLWLRDRLSALRTLGLAIGFLGVLMLVWDQIAAPNGTAATPLTTALAAAAALGATLLYGVAANYTKRHLTGVDALTVATGTMTGATIVLLPLAVIYWPAAPVSLHAWGAVIALGVACTGVAYMLFFHLIAVAGPARAITVTFVIPIFGILWGALSLGESVSPGMLEGCGVILVGTALATGVIKRLPWIGTRRADT; this is translated from the coding sequence ATGAACGCCAAAAACCTGTTTCAGTTGCTGATCCTCGCCGCCCTGTGGGGCGCCTCGTTCCTGTTTATCCGCGTCGGCGTCACCGACTTCGGCGTCGCACCTCTGATGGCGCTGCGCGTGGGCATCGGCGCGGCCTTCCTCGCCGTCGTGCTGATCGCGCGCCGCCCGCTGCGCCAATCCGCGACCATCCTGCGCACGCGGGCCTTCCCGCTACTGGTGGTCGGCATCCTGAATTCGGCGGCGCCCTTCTGCCTGTTCGCGTATGCGGAGCTGACGCTGTCGGCGGGAGTTACCTCCGTGATCAATGCGAGCACGCCGCTCTGGGGCGCGCTGGTCGGCTTCCTATGGCTACGCGACCGGTTAAGCGCGCTGCGCACGCTCGGTCTGGCGATCGGCTTTCTCGGCGTGTTGATGCTTGTGTGGGATCAGATCGCCGCGCCGAACGGCACGGCCGCCACCCCGCTCACCACCGCACTCGCGGCCGCCGCCGCGCTCGGCGCCACGCTGCTGTACGGCGTCGCGGCAAACTACACCAAGCGGCATCTGACCGGCGTCGACGCGCTGACCGTCGCTACCGGCACCATGACCGGCGCCACCATCGTGCTGCTGCCGCTCGCCGTGATCTACTGGCCGGCGGCGCCGGTCTCGCTGCACGCATGGGGCGCGGTGATCGCGCTCGGCGTCGCGTGTACCGGCGTGGCGTATATGTTGTTCTTCCATCTGATCGCGGTGGCCGGACCGGCGCGCGCCATTACCGTCACGTTCGTGATTCCGATCTTCGGCATTCTGTGGGGCGCGCTGTCTCTCGGCGAAAGCGTGTCGCCCGGCATGCTGGAAGGCTGCGGCGTCATTCTGGTCGGCACCGCGCTGGCCACCGGCGTCATCAAACGTCTGCCGTGGATCGGAACGCGCCGGGCGGACACCTGA
- a CDS encoding glycosyl transferase family 1, which produces MEDPTFSLDHFEQLVYTRQHVKASIQFIAALALLQQKRGKLDGRFLASGIADLPPDEQRKRFCTRLASAASTLFADPAFELPHECFRLLLTLHEWVGLVFSSTAFGNADHVARNLNPRGQDNAQFLRGDRFVEKLCVLYSTESELELNFAALWAYDKSLAACLALVLLAPIFKGSASAHVKREALMEWLPGKLQQIDDLDDLPTALLHNAYMFCSYAVTPRRHEIKRDINALVRRKLDQLGLTDLPAAQPARAKHRKQRGKKPLMVVVLEWFGGAHSIYRTHSRTLEAAREHFEVVAFSFGYAIDDIGRAVFDRFIELEEPEYIGECLKTIRDFAETERPDVLYMPSVGMFALTVFMSNLRIAPLQIAGLGHPATTHSDKIDYVSVEEDYVGDPACFSERLLKLPKNGQPYRPSVALPDIVAEMPPSREMLEVVITASAMKLNPGFLEACREISARAATPVEFHFMSGVPAGLPLERMREVIREALPHAVVHGFHDYADYLARVNRSDLFLSPFPFGNTNGIVDALTLGLPGICKRGPEVFERIDGALFERVGMPAWTTAESVEDYIVAAVRLIDAHTERGALRQRLIDTQAVQRCFEGRPQAFGECVLRLMRDRQRQREEVVA; this is translated from the coding sequence ATGGAAGATCCCACTTTTTCGCTCGACCACTTCGAGCAGCTCGTTTATACGCGGCAGCATGTCAAGGCTTCGATCCAGTTCATTGCCGCGCTGGCGCTTCTTCAGCAGAAGCGCGGCAAGCTGGACGGCCGCTTTCTCGCCTCGGGCATCGCCGATCTTCCGCCTGACGAGCAACGCAAGCGCTTCTGCACGCGCCTCGCCAGCGCGGCATCAACGCTGTTTGCCGACCCGGCATTCGAGCTGCCGCACGAGTGCTTCAGGCTGCTTCTGACACTGCACGAATGGGTCGGACTGGTGTTCTCCTCCACCGCGTTCGGCAATGCCGACCACGTCGCCCGCAACCTGAATCCGCGTGGTCAGGACAACGCCCAGTTTCTGCGCGGCGACCGCTTCGTCGAGAAACTCTGCGTCCTCTATTCCACCGAATCGGAACTGGAACTGAACTTCGCCGCGCTGTGGGCGTACGACAAATCCCTTGCTGCCTGTCTCGCGCTCGTGCTGCTGGCGCCCATCTTCAAGGGATCGGCGAGCGCGCATGTCAAACGCGAGGCGCTAATGGAATGGCTTCCTGGCAAATTGCAGCAGATCGACGACCTCGACGACCTGCCTACCGCCTTGCTGCACAACGCGTATATGTTCTGCAGTTATGCGGTCACGCCGCGTCGGCATGAGATCAAACGCGACATCAATGCGCTGGTGCGCCGCAAGCTGGACCAATTGGGATTGACCGACCTTCCCGCGGCGCAACCGGCCCGCGCCAAGCACCGCAAGCAGCGCGGCAAAAAGCCGCTCATGGTGGTCGTGCTGGAGTGGTTCGGCGGCGCCCATTCGATCTACCGCACCCACTCGCGTACGCTCGAAGCCGCGCGCGAGCATTTCGAGGTGGTGGCCTTCAGCTTCGGCTACGCCATCGACGATATCGGGCGTGCGGTGTTCGACCGCTTCATCGAACTGGAGGAGCCGGAATACATTGGCGAATGCCTGAAAACGATCCGCGACTTTGCCGAGACGGAACGGCCCGACGTGCTCTATATGCCGAGCGTCGGCATGTTCGCGCTCACGGTGTTCATGTCGAACCTGCGCATCGCGCCGCTGCAGATCGCCGGGCTCGGCCATCCGGCCACGACTCACTCCGACAAGATCGACTACGTGAGCGTCGAGGAAGATTATGTCGGCGATCCCGCGTGCTTCAGCGAACGTCTGCTGAAGCTGCCGAAGAACGGCCAGCCGTACCGGCCTTCGGTGGCGCTGCCGGACATCGTCGCCGAAATGCCGCCGTCGCGTGAAATGCTGGAGGTGGTCATCACCGCCAGCGCCATGAAGCTCAATCCCGGCTTTCTCGAAGCGTGCCGTGAGATCAGCGCGCGCGCCGCGACGCCGGTCGAGTTTCACTTCATGAGCGGCGTGCCCGCCGGCTTGCCGCTCGAGCGCATGCGGGAAGTGATCCGTGAGGCGCTGCCGCACGCCGTCGTGCACGGCTTTCACGATTACGCGGATTATCTGGCGCGCGTCAATCGCTCCGATCTCTTTCTCAGCCCGTTTCCGTTTGGCAATACCAACGGTATCGTCGACGCGCTCACGCTCGGTTTGCCCGGCATCTGCAAACGCGGGCCGGAGGTGTTCGAACGGATCGACGGCGCGCTGTTCGAGCGTGTGGGCATGCCGGCGTGGACGACGGCGGAGAGTGTCGAGGACTACATCGTCGCAGCCGTGCGGCTGATCGACGCGCACACCGAGCGCGGCGCCTTGCGGCAGCGTCTTATCGATACGCAGGCGGTACAGCGTTGCTTCGAAGGGCGGCCGCAGGCATTTGGTGAATGCGTGCTGCGACTCATGCGCGATAGGCAGCGGCAGCGTGAGGAGGTGGTGGCTTGA
- the leuA gene encoding 2-isopropylmalate synthase, producing the protein MLKNPATKYRSFKPVNLADRQWPSRTITHPPIWMSTDLRDGNQSLFEPMDAQRKMRMFKTLVQIGFKEIEVAFPSASQTDFNFVRELIEGGHIPDDVTIEVLTQARDDLIERTFESLRGVPRAIVHLYNATAPEFRKIVFNLEKSGVKELAQNAARTMKRIAATMPETKFTFQYSPEVFSGTEIEFAKEVCDAVFDIWEPTPGHKAIVNLPATVEMSTPNIYADQIEWMHRNLKRRDSLFISVHPHNDRGTAVAAAELAVMAGADRIEGCLFGNGERTGNVDLVTLALNLYTQGVDPGLDFSNINEIARTAEECTQLPIHPRHPYVGDLVFTAFSGSHQDAIKKGFAVQKPDAVWEVPYMPIDPADLGRTYDSVIRVNSQSGKGGIAYLLEQGYGVVLPRRLQVDFSSAVQRFTDHSGQEVTSAQIWELFQQEYVQNAAPIHYVGHSLSEREGREHIKLTVDINGTRRVLNGAGNGPLDALMHAIGVPVRIQHYEERALTQGADARAVAVAEMAGADVTGSAFGVGIDANLVTASIRAVISGVNRAYARANAQAKERFFDAAMNDATESVGV; encoded by the coding sequence ATGTTGAAGAACCCCGCTACCAAATACCGCTCGTTCAAGCCAGTCAACTTGGCGGATCGCCAGTGGCCGTCGCGCACCATCACGCATCCGCCGATCTGGATGAGCACCGACCTGCGCGACGGCAATCAGTCGCTGTTCGAACCGATGGATGCGCAGCGCAAGATGCGCATGTTCAAGACGCTGGTGCAGATCGGCTTCAAGGAAATTGAAGTCGCGTTTCCGTCCGCATCGCAGACCGACTTCAATTTCGTGCGCGAGTTGATCGAAGGCGGCCATATTCCCGACGACGTCACGATCGAAGTCCTGACGCAAGCACGCGACGACCTGATCGAGCGCACCTTCGAATCGTTGCGTGGCGTGCCGCGCGCCATCGTCCACCTGTACAACGCGACCGCGCCGGAATTCCGCAAGATCGTCTTCAATCTGGAAAAGAGCGGCGTGAAGGAACTGGCGCAAAACGCCGCGCGCACGATGAAGCGCATTGCCGCAACCATGCCGGAGACAAAGTTCACGTTCCAGTACAGCCCGGAAGTGTTCAGCGGCACCGAAATCGAATTCGCCAAGGAAGTCTGCGACGCCGTGTTCGACATCTGGGAACCGACGCCGGGACACAAGGCGATCGTCAACTTGCCGGCCACCGTCGAGATGTCCACGCCGAACATCTACGCGGACCAGATCGAGTGGATGCACCGCAATCTGAAGCGCCGCGATTCGCTGTTCATCTCCGTGCATCCGCATAACGATCGCGGCACCGCGGTGGCGGCGGCCGAACTCGCCGTGATGGCGGGCGCGGATCGCATCGAGGGCTGCCTGTTCGGCAATGGCGAGCGCACCGGCAACGTGGACCTCGTCACGCTCGCGTTGAATCTGTACACGCAGGGCGTCGATCCGGGCCTCGACTTCTCGAACATCAACGAAATCGCGCGGACCGCGGAAGAATGCACGCAATTGCCGATCCATCCGCGTCATCCGTATGTCGGCGATCTGGTGTTCACCGCCTTCTCGGGCTCGCATCAGGATGCGATCAAGAAGGGCTTCGCGGTGCAGAAACCGGACGCGGTCTGGGAAGTGCCCTACATGCCGATCGACCCGGCCGATCTCGGCCGCACCTACGATTCGGTGATTCGCGTGAACAGCCAGTCGGGCAAGGGCGGCATTGCTTATCTGCTCGAACAGGGTTACGGAGTGGTGTTGCCGCGCCGCCTGCAGGTGGATTTCAGCTCGGCCGTGCAGCGCTTCACCGACCACAGCGGCCAGGAAGTCACCTCGGCGCAGATCTGGGAATTGTTCCAGCAGGAATACGTGCAGAACGCCGCGCCGATCCATTACGTCGGCCACAGCCTGTCCGAGCGCGAGGGACGCGAGCACATCAAACTGACGGTCGACATCAACGGCACGCGGCGTGTGCTGAACGGCGCAGGCAATGGTCCGCTCGACGCGTTGATGCACGCGATCGGCGTGCCGGTGCGGATTCAGCACTATGAAGAGCGCGCGTTGACGCAGGGCGCGGATGCGCGCGCGGTGGCGGTTGCTGAAATGGCCGGTGCCGATGTGACCGGCAGCGCGTTCGGCGTCGGCATCGATGCGAATCTGGTAACGGCTTCTATTCGCGCGGTGATCAGCGGTGTGAACCGCGCCTATGCACGTGCCAATGCGCAGGCGAAGGAGCGTTTCTTCGATGCCGCCATGAACGACGCCACGGAGAGCGTGGGCGTTTAA